Proteins from a single region of Novipirellula caenicola:
- a CDS encoding SHD1 domain-containing protein: MRPWIGRFCLLGCITVLGTSFSVSAQAETWTDATGKFSIDAKFIGVEGKSIVLLKDNGAKISVPIAKLSRESRDQARNAYEQMRSELKQPAQSSSEPESAVAPTVNRALDFEPPTPPPVDPMPPFPDNLSVRETINFAKQQFLAGHPEVLWHALPEEMRATFDDNRFRSEVSPFVDQSTALQSQVEPVVFKAIEVLVTKKPFVLGSPLLDQVSTEVMPQIEQAYDPAVGVLYELVDFAFSFDMTGERTLSQAINYHGPRLGGHLKPLFQLAPPGAIDGFLDSLTIEQIDDDHAIVRVPQTEGQQPASDFNFEFTSREAKLVRVSNRWVTETQFSQWKELKSKLESGELKQSMEQAKADSAESMQGAAMMVGMFTGMASTVLDSLLAAESQQEFDQAVTKAATMLNFGAGNAGDGAGPEMEFGFSGEDSIQFEISESMESSSAPAGAKKVPSGPAPEGWSLDLAGLEIPSTTASGVAAGMPTTINDSRIRDGILHLTHRDGNQDVHSWIIFLFLDEDEKPDGKTFDVNAKSGFSSPHVHFRYSTADDGLETEIFMSEYAMRLEFGQSADGKLPGKIYLCLPDANKSLLRGTFTATIEN; encoded by the coding sequence GTGCGACCTTGGATCGGACGCTTCTGCTTGCTCGGATGCATCACCGTGCTTGGCACTTCATTTAGCGTTTCGGCGCAAGCGGAAACGTGGACCGACGCAACCGGCAAATTCTCGATCGATGCAAAGTTCATCGGTGTTGAGGGCAAGAGCATCGTTTTGCTCAAGGACAATGGTGCCAAAATCAGCGTCCCGATCGCGAAGCTCAGCCGGGAGAGTCGTGATCAGGCTCGCAACGCCTATGAGCAAATGCGAAGCGAGCTCAAGCAACCTGCACAGTCATCGTCGGAACCGGAGTCTGCAGTAGCACCCACTGTCAACCGAGCGTTGGATTTTGAACCGCCCACGCCGCCTCCGGTCGATCCGATGCCGCCGTTCCCCGACAACTTGTCGGTGCGTGAAACGATCAACTTTGCCAAACAACAATTCCTGGCGGGGCATCCCGAAGTATTGTGGCATGCGTTGCCCGAAGAAATGCGTGCCACATTTGATGACAACCGTTTCCGCAGCGAGGTTAGTCCGTTCGTCGATCAGAGCACCGCTCTGCAGTCCCAAGTCGAACCGGTTGTCTTCAAAGCGATCGAAGTCTTGGTCACCAAGAAACCGTTTGTGCTTGGCTCGCCCTTGTTGGACCAGGTCTCGACAGAGGTCATGCCGCAAATCGAACAGGCTTACGATCCCGCCGTCGGCGTCCTGTACGAGCTGGTTGATTTCGCTTTTTCATTTGATATGACAGGGGAGCGTACCCTTTCGCAAGCGATCAACTACCACGGCCCGCGTCTCGGCGGTCACCTGAAACCCTTGTTCCAGCTAGCTCCGCCGGGGGCAATCGACGGATTCCTCGACTCGTTGACGATCGAGCAGATCGATGATGACCACGCCATCGTGCGAGTTCCCCAGACGGAAGGTCAACAACCGGCGAGTGACTTTAACTTTGAGTTCACATCGCGTGAGGCCAAGCTGGTTCGTGTCTCGAACCGCTGGGTCACCGAGACGCAGTTCAGCCAATGGAAAGAATTGAAATCCAAGCTCGAATCGGGGGAACTGAAACAATCGATGGAGCAGGCAAAGGCGGATAGTGCTGAGAGCATGCAGGGAGCTGCGATGATGGTCGGTATGTTTACCGGGATGGCGAGCACGGTATTGGATTCACTACTGGCGGCCGAGTCGCAACAGGAATTTGACCAGGCAGTCACAAAAGCGGCAACGATGCTAAATTTCGGAGCCGGAAATGCCGGCGACGGGGCAGGTCCCGAAATGGAGTTTGGTTTCAGCGGCGAAGACAGCATCCAATTCGAGATCTCCGAGTCGATGGAGAGCTCCAGTGCACCCGCAGGTGCAAAGAAGGTCCCATCAGGTCCGGCGCCGGAGGGCTGGAGCTTGGATCTCGCTGGATTGGAAATTCCCTCCACGACGGCTTCCGGGGTCGCCGCCGGGATGCCCACCACGATCAACGACTCGAGGATCCGCGATGGGATCCTCCATCTGACGCACCGTGATGGCAACCAGGACGTTCATTCATGGATCATCTTTTTGTTCTTGGACGAGGACGAGAAACCCGATGGTAAGACATTTGACGTCAACGCAAAATCAGGCTTCTCGTCGCCTCATGTGCATTTCCGCTATAGCACGGCCGATGACGGCTTGGAAACGGAGATCTTTATGAGCGAATACGCAATGCGGCTTGAATTCGGCCAATCGGCCGACGGCAAACTGCCTGGCAAAATCTACCTGTGCTTGCCCGATGCGAACAAAAGTTTACTGCGAGGAACCTTCACTGCCACGATCGAAAATTGA
- a CDS encoding arylsulfatase gives MMKQLLTAIAFVFAFMPLFAAASDKPNLIFVLSDDIAQGDLGAYGQKLIQTPNLDRLCNEGTRYLSAYTGTSVCAPARSSFFTGLHMGHCPTRANREIQPEGQRPLPADTVTIAKILKTAGYKTATMGKWGMGMFDTSGSPFNNGVDHFFGYNCQRHAHSYFPSYLYNDDQRFEIPGNQGGKKQVYAQELIQQDVLKWIDANSSDPFFLFYAITLPHGRFEIDDQGMYKDKPWTETEKNYAAMVTRIDSDMGELVELLKAKGIDKNTLIVFSGDNGSSFNPNTAIGKRFNQTMDGKLRGFKRGMYEGALRQAAFAWWPGTVPAGRVTDEPWAFWDLLPTFAELGQAEIPQDFQPDGYSLVNFLEGGPAPQRDYFYWELHENRPGPIQAIRWGDWKAVRPAPGADIELYDLANDLGETTDLAQSHPELVSKAVATMNEARTPHPDWPDPATAAAAKKKSQKK, from the coding sequence ATGATGAAACAACTTTTGACGGCAATTGCGTTCGTGTTTGCGTTCATGCCTCTGTTTGCGGCAGCATCAGACAAGCCAAACCTCATCTTCGTGTTGTCCGACGATATTGCGCAGGGTGACCTCGGGGCCTACGGCCAGAAACTGATTCAGACACCGAATCTAGACCGACTCTGCAACGAGGGAACGCGGTACCTGTCTGCCTATACAGGTACCAGCGTTTGTGCACCGGCACGTAGTTCGTTCTTTACCGGATTGCATATGGGGCACTGTCCGACGCGGGCCAACCGCGAGATCCAACCAGAAGGGCAACGCCCGCTTCCGGCCGATACGGTCACGATTGCGAAAATACTGAAAACCGCGGGGTACAAAACCGCGACGATGGGCAAATGGGGCATGGGCATGTTCGATACGTCGGGCAGCCCGTTCAACAACGGCGTGGACCACTTCTTTGGCTACAACTGCCAGCGACATGCCCACAGCTATTTCCCAAGCTATCTGTATAACGATGACCAGCGTTTTGAAATCCCTGGAAATCAAGGCGGCAAGAAACAAGTTTACGCACAGGAATTGATCCAGCAGGATGTGCTGAAGTGGATCGATGCGAATTCCAGTGATCCGTTTTTCCTGTTCTATGCGATCACGCTTCCTCACGGACGTTTCGAAATCGACGATCAGGGAATGTATAAAGACAAACCATGGACTGAGACAGAAAAGAACTACGCGGCCATGGTGACACGGATTGACTCGGACATGGGCGAACTTGTCGAGCTGCTCAAGGCGAAAGGGATCGACAAAAACACGCTGATCGTCTTCTCCGGTGACAATGGCTCGTCGTTTAATCCAAACACGGCAATCGGCAAACGTTTCAATCAGACGATGGACGGCAAGCTGCGTGGATTCAAAAGGGGGATGTATGAAGGAGCGCTGCGTCAGGCGGCGTTCGCGTGGTGGCCTGGCACGGTTCCCGCCGGCCGCGTGACGGACGAACCGTGGGCGTTCTGGGATTTGCTGCCCACGTTTGCCGAGCTGGGACAAGCCGAAATCCCTCAGGACTTTCAACCTGACGGTTACTCGTTAGTCAATTTCCTCGAAGGTGGACCGGCACCTCAACGGGATTATTTTTATTGGGAATTGCATGAGAACCGACCGGGACCAATCCAGGCAATCCGCTGGGGTGATTGGAAAGCAGTTCGCCCCGCCCCGGGGGCTGACATTGAACTGTATGATCTCGCCAATGATCTGGGCGAAACAACCGACTTGGCCCAATCCCACCCCGAACTGGTTAGCAAAGCGGTGGCAACGATGAACGAAGCCCGCACGCCGCATCCCGATTGGCCCGATCCGGCCACCGCAGCGGCGGCGAAAAAGAAGTCGCAGAAAAAGTAG
- a CDS encoding DUF7619 domain-containing protein — MRSFCKKTFAKRRQRRLHVERLEHRTLLAAFIWNTDQSGSWHDPSNWSGGVGVPGVNDTVTIDRGDANPVITITSDIRIESLQTSESIILSAGMHVDGHAQFLAGAVQWTSGWLRTDNVSIESDASLQISGAETKQFSGTLINRGSVFQHSALHFPLNNTTLDNGPLGMWQMDGPFMSDTSRSIVFSNEGTIEKVGENTTAFLDAHRLDHRDGSQLVVHEGTLALGRSGTSTNPSTGVNITVAENAKVVLQPVQAYWSGRFSGDGDGRIEFADGLIHARDEGVTLDFSEDVFHWIGGDTYGSWTNLGSITIDEPTEKRPFGGLQNHGRVTMLSGSQFNSSSAGISNASDGVWEMMGTAQLGGQTFHDAVFYNEGLLLKTGAGTAGIVDGGVSIVHLGGTIQIDAGDVVAAHHSSYLSEGGVFSVADGSTLRMQGSWKTTGRYAGDGGGKVVMEARLQSSSRDMVLDFPADFFYWSTTDQAQSSGWIINEGHVTFENPQESIQIIATLVNEGTILQTSGTQLQLRNFSTTINRGNWEIQDDTVLDFHQFDGLAASFFNFGSLTKTGDAQSRFVSAGNQSRFHNNGLVEIQGGDLRLQGDIVANVDANQGRLFGGRWIVQSDASLDIVDRDGQTIPLSTNEAAVSLEGAAASFPAIRTVQRNGGRLVLRNGESLRADADFINGMPRSSAAILHRGATLNIRTVGIAVDPSSGLLITHTRNERVNGEPVFRVLNDRSQPAGDVIIQPGGAVDRAGIDITTQPMAIGNTTVPAGTLLFIHSDLETPTVFAIEIASGQVLATVEIPGLPSGQRGIAEHPGRGTLFLLGGDSQIREIASASGQIQNEFSARPTGSTLSAVTWGGIEVDADTGNLWVVGDSGRVHVLSATGELVYEIEIQFAAGATIGLSDITHDDETGQTWVSTESGELFLLGVPAVGTFGSLELSSDVDVIVAGDFTNTGWLDLAVGGRPHADRFSEIIIDGNATLGGTLQLRFDQPFVSEATDPYPVLQYAGRDAGAFDDVYAGGFEVVSETTRVVAFADRAPVIDLVATAVDGPTVAVANGQATLTYQVVNLGNDVATGPWYDEVRLIASEASNGEDDIDPVVYQELIVGGGNVAEGITIAPGQSHSFSLTVDVPGVLPGSYRWIVDPNRRGDLIEVGGRGNNSGTSESVVRLEVPELRNDGTPIAATFPREDHPLWYQIVVPAEAEVDVMLTIPAAGMTVTELYAAPDYIPNRVNFVARHQQSGQKDSLMTLTGGEQDQVWYIAALPGSFDSAAAEFELVANVLPLRINNVAPSNVGHSGEATLQIRGARLSKNLTYQLIDADGNRRTAVRTHAIDRTSATATFELGGLHPGDYAVVASDGNVDLFTLANAVTVEPTKPDRLITQVRGSTRVRSGRTLSYEVHVTNESNVDVPMPFITARVDGGGELQVAYDSVHSAEELFLFPGNVIPGASVIPAGGFVSLPIYYQAPLDEGEFTITAWVNSVNDTDFASTPLDWDRVANGLRPDGNSEASWNAFVARERARYGETFADFYAFLSAQANDLDAKGFIRSVFVNGQWQFDLPASDPANNAIRGIFDESDSLAEQFALAIGNNPRGQGEETGGGDSRQDVYAVVVGNPDKTLPGAELDAESWSSFFSKTLNLDTGNTAENDIIVQTRGTTADEFLSNIEATKAKADEDDLLVVIYAGHSECRLNKQGNSIVGGDILLSKGTRLSGSQLDSALAGKTKTIALFDSCRSGAVASEITSANITTIAGADASRNVQDEASLSRHLVPLLVKNPSGNLLTSLETASDQMFAAGIRYASPEQQKMLMKVNQLLRPNGIASDPNKTPAQVRQEFNDLFLSSPIDLDGDGKYDYFAFDTDLDGRSDTTVPDVNGNGELDRGDYPRSEKKFEDLEPAQQASFDEFERLREFESLKRNLGSAAFPELDTSETSISFDNVDPKKGGGGGEEGGEDGGDGGKDKDSLTNQTSEEQKDRGPGDKIRGERGRSFDPNEKVGPAGAGSRGFLADARNMNFQIFFENDPERGSLPAQEVFVTEVLDEDLDLSTFALGDMVVGDRVFKVPEGRSYWTTTEPIVVDGYPIDLSIEAELDFITRTVSWTFASLDPATGVLTNLFEAGFLPLNDETGRGEGHVSYRVSGYSGDATGTQYSGAAEIVFDVNEPIITNSTLNAIDRDAPVSSVANLPEKSLTRFEVSWSGDDGDGAGVVGYDIYVSTDGSEPSLWMSGTTTTSAIFHGNIGSTYSFYSMAMDAVRRREPLGAMPDATTLVAGGPWTNPLDRFDVDDRDGVTALDALLVINELSRRSVIDVDGRLPNSRSIELPPSYYDVNADGFATPLDALQVINQLGRIAPSSATQHDGEWASQLEVELQPETLPTAFDFHPSAQRFRSEIVFNELDRFGGDQQHRSRIHPFAVSENSPPKQVEANDDWFTQLGRPDAISVDLSAELDLLESITFDDSHLNR; from the coding sequence ATGAGATCGTTCTGCAAGAAAACATTTGCTAAACGGCGTCAACGTCGTCTTCACGTTGAACGTTTGGAACACCGTACGCTCCTGGCCGCCTTCATTTGGAATACTGACCAAAGCGGTTCTTGGCATGATCCCAGCAACTGGAGTGGCGGCGTCGGCGTGCCTGGCGTCAATGACACGGTGACCATTGATCGTGGTGATGCCAATCCCGTCATCACGATTACGAGCGATATTCGCATTGAAAGCCTGCAAACGTCCGAGTCGATTATTTTGTCAGCCGGCATGCATGTTGACGGTCACGCGCAGTTTTTGGCGGGAGCGGTCCAGTGGACGAGCGGATGGTTGAGGACTGACAATGTCAGCATTGAGTCGGACGCTTCCCTACAAATCAGCGGCGCGGAAACCAAGCAGTTCTCAGGAACACTCATCAATCGCGGCAGTGTGTTTCAACACTCCGCACTCCACTTTCCACTCAATAACACGACGCTGGACAACGGACCGTTGGGAATGTGGCAAATGGATGGTCCCTTCATGAGTGACACTTCGCGTAGCATCGTGTTCAGCAACGAGGGCACGATCGAAAAGGTCGGCGAAAATACGACCGCGTTCCTCGATGCCCACCGCTTGGACCACCGTGACGGCAGTCAATTGGTCGTCCACGAGGGCACATTGGCACTTGGTCGTTCAGGTACATCGACCAATCCATCTACCGGAGTCAACATCACCGTCGCCGAGAATGCGAAGGTGGTGCTTCAACCAGTCCAGGCCTACTGGAGCGGACGCTTTAGCGGCGACGGTGACGGACGCATCGAGTTTGCCGATGGTCTAATCCACGCCCGCGACGAAGGGGTGACTTTGGACTTTTCCGAGGATGTGTTTCATTGGATTGGTGGTGACACCTACGGATCATGGACTAATCTTGGCAGCATCACGATCGATGAGCCAACGGAAAAACGTCCCTTCGGAGGACTGCAGAATCACGGCCGCGTCACGATGCTCAGCGGCAGCCAATTCAACTCGAGTTCGGCTGGTATCAGCAACGCATCCGATGGCGTGTGGGAGATGATGGGGACAGCTCAATTGGGCGGTCAAACCTTTCATGACGCGGTCTTTTATAATGAGGGGCTGTTGCTAAAAACGGGGGCCGGCACCGCTGGAATTGTTGACGGCGGGGTGAGCATCGTTCATCTCGGCGGAACCATTCAAATCGACGCAGGGGATGTAGTCGCGGCACATCACTCCAGCTATCTCAGTGAAGGCGGGGTCTTTTCCGTCGCCGATGGTTCCACCCTCCGCATGCAGGGGTCTTGGAAGACAACCGGGCGCTACGCCGGCGATGGCGGCGGCAAGGTCGTGATGGAAGCAAGACTGCAGTCGTCCTCGCGTGACATGGTGCTCGATTTCCCCGCAGACTTTTTTTACTGGTCCACCACCGACCAGGCCCAATCAAGTGGCTGGATTATCAATGAAGGGCATGTCACGTTTGAAAATCCGCAGGAATCGATCCAAATCATTGCCACCTTGGTCAATGAAGGTACGATCCTTCAAACGTCTGGAACGCAACTTCAGCTTCGCAATTTTTCGACCACCATCAACCGTGGCAATTGGGAAATCCAAGACGATACCGTGTTGGATTTTCACCAATTCGACGGTCTGGCCGCCAGTTTCTTTAATTTCGGTTCGCTGACCAAAACCGGTGACGCACAGTCACGTTTTGTCTCTGCGGGAAATCAATCACGTTTCCACAACAATGGGTTGGTGGAAATCCAAGGAGGTGATTTACGGCTTCAAGGTGACATTGTCGCCAACGTCGACGCGAATCAGGGTCGTCTGTTTGGGGGCCGATGGATTGTTCAATCCGACGCGTCGTTGGACATCGTCGATCGTGATGGGCAAACCATCCCGCTATCGACTAACGAAGCGGCGGTTTCGCTCGAAGGTGCGGCAGCCTCCTTCCCCGCGATCCGGACGGTGCAGCGAAACGGTGGCCGCTTGGTGCTGCGAAATGGTGAATCGCTTCGCGCCGACGCCGACTTTATCAACGGAATGCCACGATCCTCGGCGGCCATCCTTCACCGCGGCGCCACCTTGAACATCCGAACCGTGGGGATTGCGGTCGATCCGTCATCGGGTTTGCTGATCACGCATACTCGCAATGAACGCGTCAATGGCGAACCGGTTTTTCGCGTTCTCAATGACCGATCTCAACCAGCCGGCGACGTGATCATTCAGCCGGGCGGTGCAGTGGATCGAGCTGGAATCGACATCACCACGCAGCCCATGGCAATCGGTAACACCACCGTTCCGGCGGGAACGCTGCTGTTTATCCATAGCGACCTGGAAACACCGACCGTGTTCGCGATCGAGATCGCCAGTGGCCAAGTGTTGGCGACCGTCGAGATCCCGGGTCTTCCAAGCGGCCAGCGTGGGATCGCCGAACATCCCGGCCGCGGAACGCTGTTTCTGCTAGGTGGCGATTCCCAGATACGCGAAATCGCCTCGGCCAGCGGCCAAATTCAAAACGAGTTTTCAGCACGTCCAACCGGCAGCACGCTGTCTGCTGTGACATGGGGAGGCATCGAAGTTGATGCGGATACCGGCAACCTGTGGGTCGTTGGCGACAGCGGTCGAGTGCATGTGTTGTCCGCGACCGGCGAACTTGTCTACGAGATTGAAATTCAATTCGCTGCGGGGGCAACCATCGGTTTGTCGGACATTACGCACGATGACGAGACCGGTCAAACGTGGGTCAGCACGGAATCCGGCGAATTATTTCTGCTTGGCGTTCCTGCGGTCGGAACATTTGGATCACTCGAGCTATCGTCGGATGTGGATGTCATCGTTGCCGGTGACTTTACCAACACGGGATGGTTGGACTTGGCGGTAGGCGGTCGTCCCCATGCCGATCGATTCAGCGAGATCATTATTGATGGCAATGCGACACTTGGCGGCACGCTTCAGTTGCGATTTGACCAGCCCTTTGTGTCCGAGGCGACCGACCCGTACCCGGTCCTGCAGTACGCCGGACGCGATGCCGGCGCGTTTGATGATGTTTACGCAGGCGGATTCGAAGTCGTAAGTGAAACGACGCGGGTGGTTGCGTTTGCGGATCGAGCCCCCGTGATTGACTTGGTTGCGACCGCCGTCGATGGGCCAACCGTGGCGGTCGCCAATGGCCAAGCGACCCTCACCTACCAAGTGGTTAACCTAGGCAACGACGTCGCGACGGGCCCTTGGTATGACGAGGTCCGATTAATTGCGTCCGAGGCCAGCAACGGTGAGGACGACATCGATCCAGTCGTTTACCAAGAGTTGATCGTCGGCGGCGGCAACGTCGCCGAGGGGATCACCATCGCGCCGGGGCAATCGCATTCGTTTTCGTTGACGGTCGATGTCCCCGGCGTCTTGCCTGGATCGTATCGATGGATCGTTGATCCAAACCGACGTGGCGATTTGATCGAAGTTGGTGGACGCGGCAACAATTCCGGTACGAGCGAGTCCGTCGTTCGATTGGAGGTCCCAGAGTTGCGAAATGACGGAACCCCAATTGCCGCGACGTTCCCTCGCGAAGATCATCCACTGTGGTATCAAATCGTCGTGCCGGCCGAGGCGGAGGTCGATGTGATGTTAACGATTCCGGCCGCCGGAATGACCGTCACAGAGCTTTACGCCGCGCCCGACTACATTCCCAATCGTGTCAACTTCGTTGCGCGCCACCAACAATCTGGGCAAAAAGATTCGCTAATGACATTGACCGGTGGCGAACAGGACCAGGTATGGTACATCGCGGCACTGCCAGGATCATTCGACTCGGCCGCCGCGGAATTCGAACTCGTCGCCAACGTGTTGCCGCTACGGATCAACAACGTCGCCCCGTCGAACGTTGGCCATTCCGGCGAAGCAACCTTGCAGATCCGTGGCGCACGGCTTTCGAAGAACCTCACCTATCAGCTTATCGATGCCGACGGCAATCGCCGCACTGCGGTCCGAACGCACGCGATCGATCGCACATCGGCGACCGCCACCTTTGAACTCGGTGGCTTGCATCCGGGCGACTACGCGGTGGTGGCAAGCGATGGAAATGTCGACCTGTTTACGCTTGCTAATGCGGTCACCGTCGAACCTACCAAGCCGGACCGCTTGATCACGCAAGTCCGCGGATCCACCCGAGTCCGTTCGGGCCGAACGTTGTCGTACGAGGTTCACGTCACCAACGAATCCAACGTCGACGTCCCGATGCCATTCATCACCGCGCGCGTCGATGGCGGTGGCGAGTTGCAAGTGGCATATGATTCGGTTCATTCCGCTGAGGAATTGTTTTTGTTCCCGGGGAATGTGATCCCTGGTGCCAGCGTGATTCCGGCTGGTGGATTTGTTTCGCTACCGATCTATTACCAAGCTCCGCTGGATGAAGGTGAGTTCACGATCACCGCCTGGGTCAACTCGGTCAATGATACTGATTTTGCCTCCACTCCGCTGGATTGGGACCGGGTCGCAAATGGATTGCGTCCGGACGGCAACAGCGAAGCGTCCTGGAACGCTTTTGTCGCCCGCGAGCGGGCACGCTACGGTGAAACGTTCGCAGACTTCTACGCGTTTCTTTCGGCTCAAGCCAACGACCTCGATGCCAAAGGATTCATTCGCAGCGTGTTTGTTAACGGGCAATGGCAATTTGATTTGCCAGCGTCGGATCCGGCGAACAACGCAATTCGTGGCATCTTTGACGAATCGGATTCGCTCGCTGAGCAATTTGCGTTGGCGATCGGAAACAATCCGCGGGGCCAAGGCGAAGAGACAGGCGGTGGCGACTCACGCCAAGACGTCTATGCCGTCGTGGTAGGCAATCCCGATAAAACACTCCCCGGTGCAGAGCTGGACGCCGAATCTTGGTCGAGCTTTTTCTCCAAAACGCTGAACCTTGACACAGGAAACACGGCTGAAAACGATATTATCGTGCAAACACGCGGCACCACCGCGGACGAATTCCTCAGCAACATCGAAGCGACCAAGGCCAAGGCCGACGAAGATGATTTGCTGGTTGTCATCTATGCAGGTCACTCAGAGTGTCGCCTCAACAAGCAAGGTAATTCCATTGTTGGCGGAGACATCCTTCTTAGTAAAGGTACCAGACTATCGGGAAGTCAGCTTGATTCAGCATTGGCCGGCAAGACCAAGACGATCGCTCTGTTTGATTCATGCAGATCGGGTGCTGTCGCATCCGAGATCACCTCAGCCAATATCACCACGATTGCCGGGGCCGATGCATCGAGGAATGTCCAAGATGAGGCATCGCTCAGCCGACACCTCGTTCCGCTGTTGGTCAAAAACCCCAGCGGCAATCTGCTGACATCCTTGGAAACCGCCTCGGATCAAATGTTTGCGGCGGGGATCCGATATGCATCTCCCGAACAGCAAAAGATGCTAATGAAAGTCAATCAATTGTTGCGTCCCAATGGCATCGCCAGTGATCCCAACAAGACGCCAGCGCAAGTGCGTCAGGAGTTCAATGACTTATTTTTATCATCGCCAATCGATTTAGACGGCGATGGCAAATATGACTATTTCGCCTTTGATACGGACCTTGATGGTCGCTCCGATACAACCGTGCCTGATGTCAATGGCAATGGCGAGCTCGATCGCGGCGACTATCCGCGATCTGAAAAGAAATTTGAAGACCTTGAACCGGCGCAGCAAGCCAGCTTCGATGAATTCGAGCGATTGCGTGAGTTCGAATCACTCAAACGCAACCTAGGTTCAGCCGCCTTCCCCGAATTGGATACCAGCGAAACCTCCATCTCGTTTGACAACGTCGATCCGAAGAAAGGTGGCGGAGGCGGTGAAGAAGGCGGCGAAGATGGAGGGGATGGCGGCAAAGACAAAGACAGTCTGACGAACCAAACCAGTGAAGAACAAAAAGACCGCGGTCCCGGAGACAAGATCCGCGGTGAACGTGGGCGTTCATTTGACCCCAATGAAAAAGTGGGGCCGGCGGGCGCGGGCAGCCGAGGATTTTTGGCCGACGCCCGCAACATGAACTTCCAAATCTTTTTCGAAAATGATCCGGAACGTGGCAGTTTGCCAGCGCAGGAGGTGTTCGTCACCGAGGTGTTAGACGAGGATTTGGATCTGTCCACCTTCGCACTGGGCGATATGGTTGTGGGAGACCGCGTGTTTAAAGTTCCCGAAGGTCGCAGTTACTGGACAACCACCGAACCCATCGTCGTCGACGGCTACCCAATCGATCTGTCGATCGAAGCCGAATTGGATTTTATCACTCGCACGGTTAGCTGGACCTTTGCGTCGCTCGATCCAGCCACTGGGGTGCTGACAAACCTTTTCGAAGCTGGCTTCCTACCACTTAACGACGAAACGGGCCGTGGCGAAGGACATGTCAGCTACCGCGTTTCAGGTTATAGCGGCGATGCAACAGGAACCCAGTACAGCGGAGCGGCCGAGATTGTCTTTGACGTCAATGAACCAATCATTACCAACAGCACGCTCAACGCGATTGATCGTGACGCCCCGGTCAGCTCCGTTGCCAACCTTCCGGAAAAGTCGTTGACTCGATTTGAAGTTTCCTGGTCCGGCGATGACGGCGACGGCGCGGGAGTGGTTGGTTATGACATCTATGTTTCCACCGACGGTAGCGAACCTTCGCTGTGGATGAGCGGAACCACCACAACGTCGGCAATTTTCCACGGCAACATCGGTTCTACTTATTCGTTCTACAGCATGGCAATGGATGCGGTGCGGCGACGCGAGCCACTTGGCGCGATGCCCGATGCGACCACGCTTGTTGCTGGCGGCCCCTGGACAAACCCGTTGGACCGTTTTGATGTCGACGACCGCGATGGCGTGACCGCTCTGGATGCCTTGCTGGTTATCAACGAATTAAGTCGACGATCGGTGATTGATGTCGATGGTCGGTTGCCTAATTCACGATCGATCGAACTGCCGCCCTCCTATTACGATGTCAACGCAGACGGATTTGCGACACCGCTCGATGCGTTGCAAGTGATCAATCAGCTTGGGCGAATCGCACCATCATCGGCCACTCAGCACGATGGGGAATGGGCATCGCAATTGGAAGTGGAATTGCAACCGGAAACACTACCTACCGCGTTCGATTTTCATCCTTCAGCCCAACGTTTCCGTAGCGAGATTGTCTTCAATGAGCTGGATCGTTTCGGTGGGGATCAGCAACATCGATCGCGGATCCATCCGTTTGCGGTTTCAGAAAACTCTCCACCGAAACAGGTCGAGGCAAATGACGACTGGTTCACCCAACTAGGTCGCCCCGACGCAATTTCAGTCGACTTGAGCGCAGAGCTGGATCTGCTTGAATCGATCACATTTGATGACAGCCATCTGAATCGGTGA